The Gammaproteobacteria bacterium nucleotide sequence GGGTTTGGTGCGACCTGCTGCCAGAGGCAATGTTCATTATTTATACTCGAACCCAAAGAATGACTAAGCCAGAAACCACTGAACAAGTAGAGATTTATACTGACGGCGCTTGTCGTGGTAATCCAGGGCCTGGTGGCTGGGGCGTTTTTTTGCGTCAAAACCATCACGAGAAAACGCTCCATGGTGGAGAACCTGAAACCACTAATAATCGTATGGAACTGATGGCGGCTATTGTCGCCTTGGAAAGCCTTAAGCGTGGTTG carries:
- the rnhA gene encoding ribonuclease HI; amino-acid sequence: MTKPETTEQVEIYTDGACRGNPGPGGWGVFLRQNHHEKTLHGGEPETTNNRMELMAAIVALESLKRGCKVRLLTDSKYVMDGINQWIVNWKRRGWKTANKKPVKNIDLW